The following proteins are encoded in a genomic region of Clostridium kluyveri:
- a CDS encoding LysM peptidoglycan-binding domain-containing protein codes for MPYNYYRQCPANHYPYVIQPGDTLYNISRRLEVSIQRIIASNPGINPYYLKVGQIICIPACPPNYTSRIIQPGDTLYKISREYNVSVESILDANPGIDPNYLRVGQRLCIPPSNSESENCEKTTSAMQDDIDVLKNESTVQKTHESNYRNSTQTTTTATVTERQIRFNAVNVAFSGNYSGHYTSGKSYPYYADASSGGQRGINVRDNFGVWHSFNYRVPLT; via the coding sequence ATGCCATATAACTATTATAGACAATGCCCTGCAAATCATTATCCTTATGTAATACAGCCTGGAGATACATTATATAATATTTCACGAAGATTAGAAGTCAGCATTCAAAGAATTATTGCATCAAATCCTGGAATAAATCCATATTATCTCAAGGTAGGCCAGATTATATGTATACCTGCCTGTCCTCCAAATTATACTTCTAGAATCATTCAACCAGGAGATACTCTATATAAAATTTCACGAGAATACAATGTCAGTGTAGAAAGCATTTTGGACGCAAATCCAGGTATTGATCCAAACTATTTAAGAGTTGGTCAACGTCTATGTATACCTCCATCAAATTCAGAATCCGAAAATTGTGAAAAAACCACATCTGCCATGCAAGACGATATTGATGTCTTAAAAAATGAAAGTACCGTCCAAAAAACTCACGAATCAAATTATAGAAATTCTACACAAACAACTACTACCGCTACAGTAACTGAGAGACAAATACGTTTTAATGCTGTAAATGTAGCCTTTTCTGGAAATTATAGTGGACATTACACTTCTGGAAAAAGTTATCCATATTATGCTGATGCATCATCGGGGGGTCAAAGAGGTATAAATGTACGTGATAATTTTGGAGTATGGCATTCCTTTAATTATCGTGTACCGTTAACTTAA